The nucleotide sequence ACATTGACGAGGAATGCGCCCAAAATGGCTGCGATCGTCGCTAGTTGTCGTAGCAGGTCGGATGGCATTGCTCAGCTCAGAAAGATATAAGAAGTTGTGGTAGTCAATCCGATATGCGCATCCCCAATGCCCAGTCGCGATCGCCAATTGCCCTCGCGCTAAGACACCTCGCCCTCACCTCAATGTCTCAGCCGGTGCAGTCTCTGATGGTGCTGCTCTGACGAGATGCGATTGTAGATCGAGCACAGGTCGGCCAGTTTTTCCACCACCTCAGAAGAGAGTAAATCGGAGGTAAACCGCCACTGCCAGTTCTCCGTCACTGTTGCGGGGAAATTCATGCGGGAGTCGCGATCGAGCCCCAACACATCCTGCAGGGGAATGACGGCGATATCTGCCACAGAAGACATTGCCATGCGAATAAAGTCCCAATGAATGCCGTCATGGCGGATGTCATCGAGGGAGCGATAGCCCAGATAGCGGAGCACATTCTGGCGTTCGTGAGGGGCGATGCCGTAGCCTCGATCGGGCCGCATGTGTTCTCCGTAAAACCATCCCACCATCGTGTCGTTATCGTGGGTTCCAGTGTAGACGGCGCAATTGCGAACGTAGTTAAACGGAAGGTAGGGGTTGTTGGGGTTGCCGTCAAAGGCAAACTGCAAAATCCGCATGCCGGGAAATTGGAATTGGTCCCGCAGAGCTTCCACTTCGGGAGTAATCACCCCCAAGTCTTCTGCCACAATCGGCAACTGTCCCAGGCGATCGCGCAATACTTCAAAAAAATGTGCCCCCGGTCCTTCCACCCATTTGCCCTCAATCGCCGTCTCGGCACCCCCCGGCACCGACCAATAAGCTTCAAAGGCCCGGAAATGATCGATGCGTACAACGTCCACAAACCGCAGTAGGTGCTGAAACCGGAAGATCCACCAGTCGTAACCGCGCTCTTTCAGTACATCCCAGCGGTAAATTGGATTGCCCCACAGCTGGCCAGTATCGCTGAAATAGTCGGGCGGGACGCCAGCCACTTGCTCCGGTTTGCAGTCTTCGTCGAGGTAAAACCGTTCGCGGTTGGCCCAAACATCGGCACTGTTATAGGCCACGTAAATGGGCACATCGCCGAAAATTTTGACATCGTGCTTGCCCGCATAGGCTTTGAGATCGAGCCATTGCTGCAAAAACACAAACTCGACAAACTGACGATATTCAATTTCATCCGCATACATCTGGCGGGCAGCAGCGATCGCCTCTGGCTCCCGCCGTGCAATACTCGCCCCCTCGATATCCGGCCAATCGCACCACTCGCAACCCTCGTGAGCTGCATGCAGGACCGCAAAGAGAGCATAGTCGTCCAGCCAATCAGCTTCTGCCTGACAAAACACTTGAAAGTCTTTGTGTCGGGTATCGCTCGCATCTGCCTTAAAGCGCGCAAACGCCGTGCGCATCAAATGGCGCTTGAGCCGGATCGTGGCGGGGTAATCGACTAAACCCGGAAATTGAGCCTGGAGTTGCGGCCACTCGGCGGTGGTTTGCCAATCTTGAGGATCGAGCCAGCCCGCCTGCGCCAGCAATTCGGGGCTGATCAGCAAGGGGTTGCCCGCGATCGCCGAATAACAAGCATAGGGTGAATTCCCAAATCCCGTCGGCCCTAATGGCAGAATTTGCCACAATTTCTGG is from Synechococcus sp. PCC 7336 and encodes:
- the malQ gene encoding 4-alpha-glucanotransferase; translated protein: MSGILLHPTSLPSPFGIGDMGPTAYQFVDFLVAGGQKLWQILPLGPTGFGNSPYACYSAIAGNPLLISPELLAQAGWLDPQDWQTTAEWPQLQAQFPGLVDYPATIRLKRHLMRTAFARFKADASDTRHKDFQVFCQAEADWLDDYALFAVLHAAHEGCEWCDWPDIEGASIARREPEAIAAARQMYADEIEYRQFVEFVFLQQWLDLKAYAGKHDVKIFGDVPIYVAYNSADVWANRERFYLDEDCKPEQVAGVPPDYFSDTGQLWGNPIYRWDVLKERGYDWWIFRFQHLLRFVDVVRIDHFRAFEAYWSVPGGAETAIEGKWVEGPGAHFFEVLRDRLGQLPIVAEDLGVITPEVEALRDQFQFPGMRILQFAFDGNPNNPYLPFNYVRNCAVYTGTHDNDTMVGWFYGEHMRPDRGYGIAPHERQNVLRYLGYRSLDDIRHDGIHWDFIRMAMSSVADIAVIPLQDVLGLDRDSRMNFPATVTENWQWRFTSDLLSSEVVEKLADLCSIYNRISSEQHHQRLHRLRH